From Eptesicus fuscus isolate TK198812 chromosome 22, DD_ASM_mEF_20220401, whole genome shotgun sequence, a single genomic window includes:
- the AMPD1 gene encoding AMP deaminase 1 isoform X2 — protein MPLLKLTAEEKQMDDAMRSFAEKVFASEVKDEGGRQELSPFDVDDICPISHLEMQAHIFHMESLATSTAGKRKKRFFGRKTINLSIPQSEISSTKMSQIDEYISSSPTYQEVPDFQRVQITGDYASGVTVEDFEIVCKGLYRALCIREKYMQKSFQRFPKTPSKYLRNIDGEPWVANENFYPVFTPPVKKGEDPFRTDNLPENLGYHLTMKDGVVYVYPSEEAASKDEPKPLPYPNLDSFVDDMNFLLALIAQGPVKTYTHRRLKFLSSKFQVHEMLNEMDELKELKNNPHRDFYNCRKVDTHIHAAACMNQKHLLRFIKKSYHTDADRVVYSTKEKKLTLKELFAKLKMHPYDLTVDSLDVHAGRQTFQRFDKFNDKYNPVGASELRDLYLKTDNYIDGEYFATIIKEVGADLVEAKYQHAEPRLSIYGRSPEEWSKLSIWFVRNRIHCPNMTWMIQVPRIYDVFRSKNFLPHFGKMLENIFMPIFEATINPQAHPELSVFLKHITGFDSVDDESKHSGHMFSSKSPKPQEWTTGSNPSYTYYAYYMYANIMVLNSLRKERGMNTFLFRPHCGEAGALTHLLTAFMTADNISHGLNLKKTPVLQYLFFLAQIPIAMSPLSNNSLFLEYAKNPFLDFLQKGLMISLSTDDPMQFHFTKEPLMEEYAIAAQVFKLSTCDMCEVARNSVLQCGISHEEKAKFLGNNYLEEGPMGNDIRRTNVAQIRMAYRYETWCYELNLIAEGLKSGD, from the exons ATGCCTCTGTTGAAACTTACAG CTGAAGAAAAAC AAATGGATGATGCAATGCGTAGCTTTGCTGAAAAAGTGTTTGCCTCTGAAGTCAAAGATGAGGGAGGCCGTCAAGAGCTTTCCCCCTTTGATGTGGAtgatatctgtccaatttcccatcTCGAGATGCAAGCACACATATTCCACATGGAGTCTCTGGCCACCTCCACAGCAGGCAAGAG AAAAAAGCGTTTCTTCGGACGGAAGACTATTAATCTGTCTATTCCACAAAGTGAAATATCGTCCACCAAAATGTCCCAAATTGACGAATACATCTCTTCATCTCCAACCTACCAGGAGGTGCCCGATTTCCAGAGAGTGCAGATCACCGGCGATTACGCCTCTGGG GTTACAGTTGAAGATTTTGAAATAGTCTGTAAGGGTCTGTATCGGGCACTTTGTATACGGGAGAAATACATGCAGAAGTCCTTTCAGAGGTTCCCTAAAACCCCCTCCAAGTACTTGCGGAACATTGATGGGGAGCCTTGGGTAGCAAATGAGAACTTCTATCCAG TCTTCACCCCTCCTGTGAAGAAGGGAGAAGACCCTTTCCGAACAGACAACCTCCCGGAAAACCTGGGTTATCACCTCACAATGAAGGACGGCGTGGTCTACGTCTACCCCAGTGAAGAGGCAGCCAGCAAGGATGAGCCCAAGCCCCTTCCTTACCCCAATCTGGACTCCTTCGTAGACGATATGAATTTTTTACTTGCTTTGATTGCCCAAGGGCCTGT AAAGACCTACACCCACCGGCGCCTGAAGTTCCTCTCCTCCAAGTTCCAGGTCCATGAGATGCTCAACGAGATGGATGAGTTAAAGGAGCTGAAGAACAACCCCCACCGGGATTTCTACAACTGCAGGAAG GTGGACACCCATATCCATGCAGCTGCTTGCATGAACCAGAAACACCTTCTGCGCTTTATCAAGAAATCTTACCACACGGACGCTGACAGAGTGGTCTATAGCACCAAGGAGAAAAAGCTGACCCTAAAGGAGCTTTTtgctaaattaaaaatgcatccCTACGACCTGACTGTTGATTCTCTGGATGTTCATGCT GGACGCCAGACTTTCCAGCGTTTTGATAAATTCAATGACAAATACAATCCTGTAGGAGCCAGTGAGCTGCGGGACCTCTACCTTAAGACAGACAATTACATTGATGGGGAATATTTTGCCACTATCATCAAG GAGGTAGGTGCAGACCTAGTGGAGGCCAAGTACCAGCACGCCGAGCCCCGCCTGTCAATCTACGGCCGAAGTCCTGAGGAGTGGAGCAAACTCTCCATCTGGTTCGTCCGCAACCGCATCCACTGCCCCAACATGACATGGATGATCCAGGTCCCCAGGATCTA TGATGTGTTTCGATCTAAGAATTTCCTTCCGCACTTTGGGAAGATGCTGGAGAATATTTTCATGCCGATATTTGAGGCCACCATCAACCCCCAGGCTCACCCAGAGCTCAGTGTCTTCCTTAAGCAT ATTACTGGCTTTGACAGTGTGGACGATGAGTCCAAACACAGTGGCCACATGTTTTCCTCCAAGAGCCCCAAGCCCCAGGAGTGGACAACGGGAAGTAATCCATCTTACACTTACTATGCCTACTACATGTATGCGAACATCATGGTGCTCAACAGCCTGAGAAA GGAACGAGGCATGAACACGTTTCTGTTCCGACCTCACTGTGGGGAAGCTGGGGCGCTCACCCATCTCCTGACAGCATTCATGACAGCAGACAATATTTCTCACGGCCTGAATTTAAAAAAG acTCCTGTATTACAGTATCTGTTTTTCTTAGCTCAGATTCCCATCGCTATGTCGCCATTAAGTAACAACAGCTTATTTCTAGAATATGCCAAAAATCCTTTCTTAGATTTCCTCCAGAAAGGGCTAATGATCTCACTGTCTACAGATGACCCAATGCAATTCCACTTCACCAAG GAGCCCCTAATGGAAGAGTACGCCATTGCCGCCCAAGTCTTCAAGCTGAGTACCTGTGACATGTGTGAGGTGGCAAGGAACAGTGTTCTGCAATGTGGAATTTCTCACGAG gagaaagcaaagttcCTGGGCAACAATTACCTAGAGGAAGGCCCCATGGGAAATGATATCCGGAGGACAAATGTCGCCCAGATCCGCATGGCCTATCGCTATGAAACCTGGTGTTATGAACTTAATTTAATTGCCGAAGGCCTTAAGTCAGgagactaa
- the AMPD1 gene encoding AMP deaminase 1 isoform X1 has protein sequence MPLLKLTEMDDAMRSFAEKVFASEVKDEGGRQELSPFDVDDICPISHLEMQAHIFHMESLATSTAGKRKKRFFGRKTINLSIPQSEISSTKMSQIDEYISSSPTYQEVPDFQRVQITGDYASGVTVEDFEIVCKGLYRALCIREKYMQKSFQRFPKTPSKYLRNIDGEPWVANENFYPVFTPPVKKGEDPFRTDNLPENLGYHLTMKDGVVYVYPSEEAASKDEPKPLPYPNLDSFVDDMNFLLALIAQGPVKTYTHRRLKFLSSKFQVHEMLNEMDELKELKNNPHRDFYNCRKVDTHIHAAACMNQKHLLRFIKKSYHTDADRVVYSTKEKKLTLKELFAKLKMHPYDLTVDSLDVHAGRQTFQRFDKFNDKYNPVGASELRDLYLKTDNYIDGEYFATIIKEVGADLVEAKYQHAEPRLSIYGRSPEEWSKLSIWFVRNRIHCPNMTWMIQVPRIYDVFRSKNFLPHFGKMLENIFMPIFEATINPQAHPELSVFLKHITGFDSVDDESKHSGHMFSSKSPKPQEWTTGSNPSYTYYAYYMYANIMVLNSLRKERGMNTFLFRPHCGEAGALTHLLTAFMTADNISHGLNLKKTPVLQYLFFLAQIPIAMSPLSNNSLFLEYAKNPFLDFLQKGLMISLSTDDPMQFHFTKEPLMEEYAIAAQVFKLSTCDMCEVARNSVLQCGISHEEKAKFLGNNYLEEGPMGNDIRRTNVAQIRMAYRYETWCYELNLIAEGLKSGD, from the exons ATGCCTCTGTTGAAACTTACAG AAATGGATGATGCAATGCGTAGCTTTGCTGAAAAAGTGTTTGCCTCTGAAGTCAAAGATGAGGGAGGCCGTCAAGAGCTTTCCCCCTTTGATGTGGAtgatatctgtccaatttcccatcTCGAGATGCAAGCACACATATTCCACATGGAGTCTCTGGCCACCTCCACAGCAGGCAAGAG AAAAAAGCGTTTCTTCGGACGGAAGACTATTAATCTGTCTATTCCACAAAGTGAAATATCGTCCACCAAAATGTCCCAAATTGACGAATACATCTCTTCATCTCCAACCTACCAGGAGGTGCCCGATTTCCAGAGAGTGCAGATCACCGGCGATTACGCCTCTGGG GTTACAGTTGAAGATTTTGAAATAGTCTGTAAGGGTCTGTATCGGGCACTTTGTATACGGGAGAAATACATGCAGAAGTCCTTTCAGAGGTTCCCTAAAACCCCCTCCAAGTACTTGCGGAACATTGATGGGGAGCCTTGGGTAGCAAATGAGAACTTCTATCCAG TCTTCACCCCTCCTGTGAAGAAGGGAGAAGACCCTTTCCGAACAGACAACCTCCCGGAAAACCTGGGTTATCACCTCACAATGAAGGACGGCGTGGTCTACGTCTACCCCAGTGAAGAGGCAGCCAGCAAGGATGAGCCCAAGCCCCTTCCTTACCCCAATCTGGACTCCTTCGTAGACGATATGAATTTTTTACTTGCTTTGATTGCCCAAGGGCCTGT AAAGACCTACACCCACCGGCGCCTGAAGTTCCTCTCCTCCAAGTTCCAGGTCCATGAGATGCTCAACGAGATGGATGAGTTAAAGGAGCTGAAGAACAACCCCCACCGGGATTTCTACAACTGCAGGAAG GTGGACACCCATATCCATGCAGCTGCTTGCATGAACCAGAAACACCTTCTGCGCTTTATCAAGAAATCTTACCACACGGACGCTGACAGAGTGGTCTATAGCACCAAGGAGAAAAAGCTGACCCTAAAGGAGCTTTTtgctaaattaaaaatgcatccCTACGACCTGACTGTTGATTCTCTGGATGTTCATGCT GGACGCCAGACTTTCCAGCGTTTTGATAAATTCAATGACAAATACAATCCTGTAGGAGCCAGTGAGCTGCGGGACCTCTACCTTAAGACAGACAATTACATTGATGGGGAATATTTTGCCACTATCATCAAG GAGGTAGGTGCAGACCTAGTGGAGGCCAAGTACCAGCACGCCGAGCCCCGCCTGTCAATCTACGGCCGAAGTCCTGAGGAGTGGAGCAAACTCTCCATCTGGTTCGTCCGCAACCGCATCCACTGCCCCAACATGACATGGATGATCCAGGTCCCCAGGATCTA TGATGTGTTTCGATCTAAGAATTTCCTTCCGCACTTTGGGAAGATGCTGGAGAATATTTTCATGCCGATATTTGAGGCCACCATCAACCCCCAGGCTCACCCAGAGCTCAGTGTCTTCCTTAAGCAT ATTACTGGCTTTGACAGTGTGGACGATGAGTCCAAACACAGTGGCCACATGTTTTCCTCCAAGAGCCCCAAGCCCCAGGAGTGGACAACGGGAAGTAATCCATCTTACACTTACTATGCCTACTACATGTATGCGAACATCATGGTGCTCAACAGCCTGAGAAA GGAACGAGGCATGAACACGTTTCTGTTCCGACCTCACTGTGGGGAAGCTGGGGCGCTCACCCATCTCCTGACAGCATTCATGACAGCAGACAATATTTCTCACGGCCTGAATTTAAAAAAG acTCCTGTATTACAGTATCTGTTTTTCTTAGCTCAGATTCCCATCGCTATGTCGCCATTAAGTAACAACAGCTTATTTCTAGAATATGCCAAAAATCCTTTCTTAGATTTCCTCCAGAAAGGGCTAATGATCTCACTGTCTACAGATGACCCAATGCAATTCCACTTCACCAAG GAGCCCCTAATGGAAGAGTACGCCATTGCCGCCCAAGTCTTCAAGCTGAGTACCTGTGACATGTGTGAGGTGGCAAGGAACAGTGTTCTGCAATGTGGAATTTCTCACGAG gagaaagcaaagttcCTGGGCAACAATTACCTAGAGGAAGGCCCCATGGGAAATGATATCCGGAGGACAAATGTCGCCCAGATCCGCATGGCCTATCGCTATGAAACCTGGTGTTATGAACTTAATTTAATTGCCGAAGGCCTTAAGTCAGgagactaa
- the NRAS gene encoding GTPase NRas: MTEYKLVVVGAGGVGKSALTIQLIQNHFVDEYDPTIEDSYRKQVVIDGETCLLDILDTAGQEEYSAMRDQYMRTGEGFLCVFAINNSKSFADINLYREQIKRVKDSDDVPMVLVGNKCDLPTRTVDTKQAHELAKSYGIPFIETSAKTRQGVEDAFYTLVREIRQYRMKKLNSSDDGTQGCMGLPCVVM; encoded by the exons ATGACTGAGTACAAACTGGTGGTGGTTGGAGCAGGTGGTGTTGGGAAAAGCGCGCTGACAATCCAGCTAATCCAGAACCACTTTGTAGATGAATATGATCCCACCATAGAG gatTCTTACCGAAAACAGGTGGTCATAGATGGTGAGACCTGTCTGTTGGATATACTGGACACGGCTGGACAAGAGGAGTACAGTGCCATGCGGGACCAATACATGAGGACAGGGGAAGGTTTCCTCTGTGTGTTCGCCATCAATAATAGCAAGTCATTTGCAGACATTAACCTCTACAG GGAACAAATTAAGCGAGTGAAGGACTCAGATGATGTACCGATGGTGCTAGTAGGAAACAAGTGTGATTTACCAACAAGGACAGTTGACACGAAACAAGCCCATGAACTGGCCAAGAGTTATGGGATTCCATTCATTGAAACCTCAGCCAAGACCAGACAG ggtGTTGAAGATGCCTTTTACACACTGGTAAGAGAAATACGTCAGTACCGAATGAAAAAACTCAACAGCAGTGATGATGGGACTCAAGGTTGCATGGGGCTGCCTTGTGTGGTGATGTAA